The Xylophilus rhododendri region TGGGCGCGCTGGCGATCACCACCGCATGCGCCACCCGGTCGGGATACTGGATCGGCCAGGACAGCGCCTGCATGCCGCCCAGGCTGCCGCCCATGACGGCGGCCAGCCGGGTGATGCCCAGGCGGTCGAGCAGCAGGGCTTGCGCCTCGACCCAGTCCTCCACCGTGACGACCGGGAAGTCGGCGCCGCGCGAACGGCCGGTGGCCGGATCGATGTCGGCCGGCCCGGTCGAGCCGAAACAGGAACCCAGGTTGTTGATGCCGATCACGAAGAAGCGGTCGGTATCCAGGGGCTTGCCGGGACCGACCATGTTGTCCCACCAGCCCTCGGAGCCCGGCTGCCCCTCGTAGACGCCGGCCACGTGATGCGACGCATTGAGCGCATGGCAGACCAGCACCGCGTTCGAGCGCGCCGCGTTGAGCGCGCCGTAGGTTTCATAGGCCAGGGTGTAGCCGGAAATGCTGGCGCCGCTGCGCAGGGCGAGCGGGCCATCGAAGTGCATGGCCTGGGGCTGGACGACAAATGACATGACGGAGGATCGAGGGGGCCAACGGAGAAACCGGCTTCGCTGCAACGAGGCCGGATCCGTGGGGCAACGGGCCGGTCCGTCTTTAGCAGGATTTGTTAAGCGCCCGCAAGCTGGAGCAAATCGGCGCGTGGGATAAGTATAGCGGCGCACCAGGGCGGAGCCTGCCTGCAGATTCGTGAGTGCCAGCCACCCACTGCCGCAATGCGGGAATATATACAAGGGCCCGCAAGCGCCCCTGTTTGCCGATTTGCGCACCATCACGCATCACTTATGCATGCGAGGATGCGAACCGCGCACCATGAATGCGAGTATTCCATTGCGGTGCATGGCCGGTTGAATGTGATTGCCCGCCTCGGCCCGTCCCTGGGTTATCCCGGAGCAGATACGGCTATAGGTAAAACGGCGTAATAACTGCTTGCCTTTTTAAGGAAGCTATGAACCATAATGTGCTTGCGAGCGTGTAGCGTTCGGTTCGCGGTGTTTCGTCGGGTTTGCGTAGTCGGTTGCTGATTGCGTTGCAGACTCCATCGCTTTTTTATCTCTTGTGTTTTTAGGAGTCCCTTCAATGGGCAACAAACTCTACGTCGGCAACCTGCCGTACTCGGTTCGCGACGACGACCTGCAACAGGCTTTCAGCGAATTCGGTGCCGTCACCAGCGCCAAGGTCATGATGGAACGCGACACCGGCCGCTCCAAGGGCTTCGGCTTCGTGGAAATGGGCAGCGACGAGGAAGCGCAAAAGGCCATCGAAGGCATGAACGGCCAGCCCCTGGGCGGCCGCAGTGTCGTGGTGAACGAAGCGCGCCCGATGGAAGCACGCCCCCCCGTAGCGGCGGTGGCGGCTACGGCGGCGGCGGCGGCGGCAGTGGTGGTGGTGGCGGCGGTTACGGCGGCGGCGGTGGTGGCGGCTACGGCGGCGGCGGTGGCCGCAGCGGTGGTGGCGGCGGCTACGGCGGCGGCGGTGGTGGCCGCAGCGGCGGCGGTGGCGGCAGCGACGGCGGCTTCCGCAGCCCGTACGGCTCCGGCCCCCGTGGCGGCGGCGGCGGTGGTGGTGGCGGCTACGGCGGTGGTGGCGGTGGCCGCAGCGGCGGTGGCGGCGGCTACGGCGGCGGCGGTTACTGAACCCCTGCGTTTTTGCGCAAAACAAAAGGCCCTTCGGGGCCTTTTTGCTTTCTCAGGGCGGCTTTACTCGCTGCGCCGGTGTTTGCGCGGGCGGCCTGCCAGGAGCCGGTCGAAGATCGACGTCGGCAACAGACGCAGGACAGAGGCCACGATGCCCATCTGCCAGGGGATCACGCGCCGCGCCGCGCCCGCCGCGATCACGGGAACGGCCTTGGCGGCGAAGGCTTCGGGTGTCATCAAGAAAGGCATGCCGTAGCGGTTCTGCCGGGTCAGCGGCGTATCCACATAACCCGGACAGATCGTGACCACCCGCACGCCGCTGCCGCGCAATTCGCCGCGCAGGCTTTCGCAATAGGCGATCGCCGCGGCCTTGCTGCCGCAATAGGCGCCGTGGCCCGGCAGTCCGCGGATGCCCGCCACGCTGGCCATGCCCACCAGCCGTCCGGCGCCGCGCTGCACCATGGGCGCGACGAAGGCGTGGAAGGTGGCGGCCATGCCGACCGTGTTGACGGCAAGGCTCTCGGCCAGCACGTCGATGTCGGCACGCTCGGCGGTATCGATGCCGATGCTGATGCCCGCGTTGGCGATCACCACGTCCGGCAGGCCCTGGGCGGCGATGCAGGCCCGCGCGGCCGCGACGATGCTGTCGATGACGGACACATCGGCCCGGTAGCTGGCCCAGCGGCCGGCTTCAAGACCCTGCTCGCCGGCCCAGGCGTCGATCTGCTCCTGGCGCCGCGCGACCAGCGCCAGCCGCCAGCCCTGCCGGTAATACCGAAGGGCGAGCGCCTGGCCGATGCCGCTCGATGCACCGGTGATGAAGACGAGCGGCAGAGCCTGCTGTTGGATCACGGCGGCCTCCGGCTCAACGCGCAGCAGCGCCCTGG contains the following coding sequences:
- a CDS encoding SDR family oxidoreductase, whose product is MQQQALPLVFITGASSGIGQALALRYYRQGWRLALVARRQEQIDAWAGEQGLEAGRWASYRADVSVIDSIVAAARACIAAQGLPDVVIANAGISIGIDTAERADIDVLAESLAVNTVGMAATFHAFVAPMVQRGAGRLVGMASVAGIRGLPGHGAYCGSKAAAIAYCESLRGELRGSGVRVVTICPGYVDTPLTRQNRYGMPFLMTPEAFAAKAVPVIAAGAARRVIPWQMGIVASVLRLLPTSIFDRLLAGRPRKHRRSE